The following proteins are co-located in the Acidobacteriota bacterium genome:
- a CDS encoding Dyp-type peroxidase → MPLPILTTPLTWKSTDPNVVALFDDLQANILKGHGRDHTINLFLQFDPAKQVPIKAAIHQLSGQLKTAKQQLLEAEDFKTSKKDGGTVRCFLLTFAGYQKLGVAAKAPPTLAGSAFQAGMKARTGILKDPAPATWDAHFNSEIHALLLLADDNTERLNADRDSVVASLEAVGVKVLGEERGDQQRNSRGDGVEHFGYVDGRSQPLLLTEDVDREKALTDGTSMWDPAFPAEQVLVTNAGVLLGSFFVFRKLEQNVFAFKRKEEDLSTALGLTGDDRELAGAMMVGRFEDGTPVVLRKEAGIGGDVPNNFNYNDDLAGVKCPFHAHIRKTNPRGTGGGEPQPAERGHIMARRGITYGEREEGLGDRPEEKVGLLFMSYQKNLENQFEFTQQTWANNPGFPIGPVPPPGIDPVIGQGVNPPGTQQTPLHWGDPATAKTPSNFAGFVKMKGGEYFFAPVISTLRTL, encoded by the coding sequence ATGCCTCTTCCTATCCTAACCACCCCTTTAACCTGGAAAAGTACAGACCCGAATGTCGTCGCGCTGTTTGACGACCTTCAGGCGAATATTCTCAAAGGCCACGGGCGTGACCATACCATCAACTTGTTCCTGCAGTTCGACCCAGCCAAACAAGTCCCCATCAAGGCGGCCATTCACCAACTGAGCGGCCAGCTCAAGACGGCCAAGCAGCAGTTGCTCGAAGCTGAGGACTTTAAGACATCGAAGAAGGATGGCGGCACGGTGCGTTGCTTCCTGCTGACGTTCGCCGGGTATCAGAAATTAGGGGTGGCCGCCAAGGCGCCGCCAACACTTGCCGGTTCCGCTTTCCAGGCGGGCATGAAGGCGCGCACGGGAATTCTCAAAGACCCCGCTCCGGCCACCTGGGATGCCCATTTTAACAGTGAGATCCACGCCCTGCTGCTGCTGGCGGATGACAACACGGAGCGTCTCAACGCTGACCGCGATAGTGTCGTAGCTTCGCTGGAAGCAGTGGGCGTAAAAGTCTTGGGCGAAGAGCGCGGGGATCAACAACGCAACAGCCGCGGCGATGGGGTTGAGCACTTCGGCTATGTGGACGGACGCAGCCAGCCCCTGCTGCTGACGGAAGATGTTGACCGCGAAAAAGCCCTGACTGACGGTACCTCCATGTGGGACCCGGCGTTTCCTGCCGAGCAAGTGCTGGTGACCAACGCCGGGGTTCTCCTCGGCAGCTTCTTTGTGTTCCGCAAACTGGAGCAGAACGTGTTCGCGTTCAAACGCAAGGAGGAGGACTTGTCCACGGCGCTGGGTCTGACGGGCGATGACCGGGAACTGGCCGGCGCAATGATGGTGGGCCGCTTTGAAGACGGCACGCCGGTGGTGCTCCGTAAAGAAGCTGGCATCGGGGGCGATGTGCCCAACAATTTCAACTACAACGACGATCTGGCGGGAGTGAAGTGCCCCTTCCATGCGCATATTCGCAAAACCAATCCGCGTGGTACCGGCGGCGGCGAACCGCAACCCGCCGAACGCGGCCATATTATGGCGCGGCGCGGGATCACCTACGGCGAGCGCGAAGAAGGCCTGGGCGACCGCCCGGAAGAGAAAGTCGGCTTGCTCTTCATGTCGTATCAAAAGAACCTGGAGAATCAGTTCGAGTTCACACAGCAGACCTGGGCGAACAATCCCGGCTTCCCCATCGGCCCGGTGCCGCCGCCCGGCATTGACCCTGTGATCGGCCAAGGCGTAAACCCGCCGGGTACCCAGCAGACGCCGCTGCATTGGGGCGATCCGGCCACCGCCAAGACGCCCAGCAATTTCGCAGGCTTTGTCAAAATGAAAGGCGGCGAGTATTTCTTCGCGCCGGTCATTAGCACGCTGCGAACTTTGTAA
- a CDS encoding phosphatase PAP2 family protein — MPTLDPILFWNDVALEANRVSHTNGAKEQTGPPLSARALAVVHLAMYDAFAAVANDPANLPAYLTGLPAPPPGAALEAAVAGAAHTTLSVLFPSQKAFFDLRLAQAGNVLDVGHAFGVTVGKAMLDERKLDPGVEASGYVVSEGRGKHRPDPDNSDQGIHAPFYGAKSRGFAITKRHELKPPPFDDNDYRQALRDVRGKGIAPELMGTLPAGIDARTPEETVIGLFWGYDGAAELGTPPRLYNQIVRVLALSKNNTPAENARLFALVNTAMADAGILAWDQKYIHELWRPVVGIREHDTSFGPAATTGAHEIAKEGDPGWLPLGAPATNSKGKNFTPNFPAYPSGHATFGAAALHVTRLFYGVKDRKADKLFDGLTFVSEELNGVNKDNHGTVRPRHVRSFPDGLWQMIEENGRSRVDLGVHWVFDAFAVKGGKPDLTKNIGGVLLGLTIAEDIFNGGRAKGLKKSPVGPRA; from the coding sequence ATGCCAACTCTCGATCCCATTCTTTTCTGGAACGACGTCGCCCTCGAAGCCAATCGCGTCAGCCATACCAATGGCGCGAAAGAGCAGACCGGGCCACCTCTGAGCGCGCGCGCGCTGGCGGTTGTGCATCTGGCGATGTACGACGCCTTTGCCGCCGTCGCCAATGATCCGGCCAACTTGCCGGCTTATCTGACGGGGCTACCTGCGCCGCCGCCCGGGGCTGCGCTTGAGGCAGCGGTGGCGGGCGCGGCGCATACGACCTTGTCCGTTTTGTTTCCGAGCCAGAAAGCCTTCTTCGATTTGCGGCTGGCGCAGGCGGGCAATGTGCTTGACGTAGGCCACGCGTTTGGCGTCACGGTCGGCAAAGCCATGCTCGACGAACGCAAACTCGATCCGGGCGTGGAAGCCAGCGGGTATGTCGTCTCGGAAGGTCGCGGCAAGCACCGGCCCGATCCCGACAATTCGGATCAAGGCATTCACGCGCCGTTTTATGGAGCCAAATCGCGGGGCTTCGCCATCACCAAACGCCACGAACTCAAGCCGCCGCCCTTTGACGACAACGACTATCGTCAGGCGCTGCGCGACGTGCGCGGCAAAGGCATCGCGCCGGAGTTGATGGGCACACTACCGGCGGGCATTGACGCGCGCACGCCGGAAGAAACGGTCATCGGTTTGTTCTGGGGCTACGACGGCGCGGCTGAACTGGGCACACCGCCACGGCTGTACAACCAGATCGTGCGGGTGCTGGCGCTCAGCAAGAACAACACGCCGGCTGAGAACGCACGGCTCTTCGCGCTGGTCAACACGGCGATGGCCGACGCGGGCATTCTGGCGTGGGATCAGAAATACATCCATGAGTTGTGGCGTCCGGTCGTCGGCATTCGCGAACACGACACTTCGTTTGGTCCGGCGGCCACGACCGGCGCCCACGAGATCGCAAAAGAAGGCGATCCGGGCTGGTTGCCGCTAGGCGCGCCCGCGACCAACTCGAAAGGCAAAAACTTTACGCCGAATTTCCCGGCTTATCCGTCGGGCCACGCGACCTTCGGCGCGGCGGCGTTGCACGTCACGCGGCTCTTTTACGGGGTAAAAGACCGCAAAGCCGACAAGCTGTTTGACGGCCTCACTTTTGTTTCGGAAGAGCTGAATGGCGTCAACAAGGACAATCACGGCACCGTGCGCCCGCGCCATGTCCGCAGCTTCCCGGACGGCCTGTGGCAGATGATCGAAGAGAACGGGCGCAGCCGCGTGGATTTGGGCGTGCACTGGGTCTTCGACGCCTTTGCCGTCAAAGGCGGCAAACCCGATCTCACCAAAAATATCGGCGGTGTGCTGCTCGGCCTGACCATCGCTGAAGACATCTTCAATGGCGGCAGGGCCAAGGGGTTGAAGAAATCCCCGGTCGGGCCGCGCGCGTAA